In the Ramlibacter tataouinensis TTB310 genome, one interval contains:
- a CDS encoding hybrid sensor histidine kinase/response regulator, with protein sequence MPPSPLPRPAAGSDAERLDFIVETCGIGVWLNPMPLGALSWNKHVKAHFHLAPEAEVDMALFYERLHPDDRAVVERALEASLTSRAMLDLIYRTRGPGSALKWIRAVGRPTFDAEGRPVQFDGITLDVTREMQSQAELRSFADTAPAMLWVTEPDGRCSFLSQGWYDFTGQDASHALGFGWLEAVHPDDRAAARQAFLEANAGFRAFQLEHRLRRADGRWHWVIDAGQPRFDEAGTFLGFVGSVTDIHERRLAEQRLRDSEERYRGFVANSTEGIWRIEFDPPVDTRLPPAEQVSLIYRQGRFAECNDAFARMYGFSAAAELEGQSLSLMLPQQQAGARAYLEALIAQGYRASEVEFEQRDRGGRTLHFANSLTGVLENGWLVRAWGTQRDITDRKRAEQALLEADRRKDDFLATLAHELRNPLAPIRNAVELQRRLPPGHPALPRQRDLIDRQVSHLTRLVDDLLDVSRITRDKLELRRVPVAVADLVRDAVDSCRADLDAGRHALALDLPAQPLTVQGDPVRLVQILGNLLGNAARYSPPGTPVRLAVRAEAPEVVVFTVTDQGEGIAQDDLPRLFDLFFQARRGSDRPHGGLGIGLSLVQRLVQLHGGTVRASSAGPGRGSEFEVRLPNPAAAADVPAEAAMRLPAPQPAGPAARVLVVDDNRDAADTLAAWLDVMGCETATAYDGQEGLEKVAAMKPDAVVLDLGMPRLDGWQACERIRQLPGGGEMLLVAVSGWGQERDRQRTARAGFDAHLVKPIAPDALLELVYRHRRR encoded by the coding sequence TGGGCGCGCTGAGCTGGAACAAGCACGTCAAGGCGCATTTCCACCTGGCGCCCGAGGCCGAGGTCGACATGGCCCTGTTCTACGAGCGCCTGCACCCGGACGACCGGGCGGTCGTGGAGCGGGCGCTGGAGGCCTCCCTGACCAGCCGCGCAATGCTCGACCTGATCTATCGCACCCGCGGGCCGGGCAGCGCCCTCAAGTGGATCCGTGCCGTCGGCCGGCCGACCTTCGATGCCGAGGGCCGTCCGGTCCAGTTCGATGGCATCACCCTGGACGTGACGCGGGAGATGCAGTCCCAGGCCGAGCTGCGCAGCTTCGCCGACACCGCGCCGGCCATGCTGTGGGTCACGGAACCGGACGGCCGCTGCTCCTTCCTGTCGCAGGGCTGGTACGACTTCACCGGCCAGGACGCGTCACATGCGCTGGGCTTCGGCTGGCTGGAGGCGGTGCACCCCGACGACCGCGCTGCCGCACGCCAGGCCTTTCTCGAGGCCAACGCCGGCTTCCGTGCCTTCCAGCTCGAGCATCGGCTGCGCCGGGCCGATGGGCGGTGGCACTGGGTCATCGACGCGGGGCAGCCGCGCTTCGACGAGGCGGGGACCTTCCTGGGCTTCGTCGGCTCGGTGACGGACATCCACGAGCGCCGGCTGGCCGAGCAGCGCCTGCGCGACAGCGAGGAGCGGTACCGCGGCTTCGTCGCCAACAGCACCGAGGGCATCTGGCGGATCGAGTTCGATCCGCCGGTGGACACGCGGCTGCCGCCGGCCGAACAGGTGTCGCTGATCTACCGCCAGGGGCGCTTTGCCGAATGCAACGACGCATTCGCCCGCATGTACGGCTTCTCGGCCGCCGCCGAGCTGGAGGGCCAGAGCCTGTCCCTGATGCTGCCGCAACAGCAGGCGGGAGCGCGGGCCTACCTGGAGGCCCTGATCGCCCAGGGCTACCGCGCTAGCGAGGTCGAGTTCGAGCAGCGCGACCGCGGGGGCCGCACCCTGCACTTCGCCAACAGCCTCACCGGCGTGCTGGAGAACGGCTGGCTGGTGCGCGCCTGGGGCACGCAGCGCGACATCACCGACCGCAAGCGGGCCGAGCAGGCGCTGCTGGAGGCTGACCGGCGCAAGGATGACTTCCTTGCGACACTGGCGCATGAGCTGCGCAACCCGCTCGCGCCGATCCGTAACGCCGTGGAACTGCAGCGCCGGCTGCCGCCCGGGCACCCCGCCCTGCCGCGCCAGCGCGACCTGATCGATCGCCAGGTCAGCCACCTCACCCGCCTGGTCGACGACCTGCTGGACGTCAGCCGCATCACCCGCGACAAGCTCGAGCTTCGCCGTGTCCCGGTGGCAGTGGCCGACCTGGTGCGCGACGCCGTGGACAGCTGCCGTGCCGACCTGGACGCCGGCCGCCATGCGCTGGCGCTGGACCTGCCGGCGCAGCCGCTGACCGTGCAGGGCGACCCGGTGCGGCTGGTGCAGATCCTGGGCAACCTGCTGGGCAACGCCGCCCGCTACTCGCCGCCTGGCACGCCGGTGCGGCTGGCGGTGCGCGCCGAGGCACCGGAGGTGGTGGTCTTCACCGTGACCGACCAGGGCGAAGGCATCGCGCAGGACGACCTGCCGCGCCTGTTCGACCTGTTCTTCCAGGCGCGCCGCGGCAGCGACCGGCCGCACGGCGGCCTGGGCATCGGTCTGTCGCTGGTCCAGCGGCTGGTTCAGCTGCATGGCGGCACCGTGCGCGCCAGCAGCGCCGGGCCGGGCCGGGGCAGCGAGTTCGAGGTGCGCCTGCCCAACCCTGCAGCGGCAGCGGACGTGCCGGCCGAGGCGGCCATGCGGCTTCCTGCACCGCAGCCGGCAGGCCCCGCGGCGCGCGTGCTCGTGGTCGACGACAACCGGGACGCCGCCGACACGCTGGCGGCGTGGCTGGACGTGATGGGCTGCGAGACGGCCACGGCCTACGACGGCCAGGAAGGGCTGGAGAAGGTCGCTGCCATGAAGCCCGATGCCGTGGTGCTGGACCTGGGCATGCCTCGGTTGGACGGCTGGCAGGCGTGCGAGCGCATCCGGCAGCTGCCCGGAGGCGGCGAGATGCTGCTGGTGGCGGTCTCGGGGTGGGGTCAGGAGCGTGATCGCCAGCGCACCGCGCGCGCCGGCTTCGACGCCCACCTGGTCAAGCCCATAGCGCCGGACGCCCTGCTCGAACTGGTGTACCGCCACCGCCGCCGCTGA